The following coding sequences lie in one Arachis hypogaea cultivar Tifrunner chromosome 4, arahy.Tifrunner.gnm2.J5K5, whole genome shotgun sequence genomic window:
- the LOC140184236 gene encoding aspartyl protease AED1-like, whose translation MVVKIGIGTIDIEGDVAYKFYLLVFDTVSDLIWIQCEECKIQDENHRCYPQEEEPFPDSKSRTYQPLPSSYPLCKNGLSDEKGHSIYTVKYKTGSINSTGVLSSETFRFLSTSSPSDTEKVKEIVFGCGYKNYDDDGNAGDAYQIAGVFGMSPGPVLF comes from the coding sequence ATGGTAGTAAAGATTGGTATTGGTACCATCGACATCGAGGGTGATGTCGCTTACAAATTTTATCTGTTAGTATTCGACACTGTATCCGACTTAATATGGATTCAGTGTGAGGAATGCAAGATTCAAGATGAAAACCATAGGTGCTATCCTCAGGAAGAAGAACCGTTTCCGGATAGCAAGTCAAGAACCTACCAACCTCTGCCTTCAAGTTACCCCCTCTGCAAAAACGGTCTCTCCGACGAAAAAGGCCACAGCATATACACGGTGAAGTACAAAACTGGATCCATCAACAGCACAGGCGTGCTTTCCAGTGAGACCTTCAGATTCCTCTCTACTTCGTCACCAAGTGATACGGAGAAGGTGAAAGAGATTGTCTTCGGGTGCGGTTATAAGAACTATGACGATGACGGTAATGCTGGTGATGCTTATCAGATAGCAGGGGTTTTTGGCATGAGCCCTGGTCCCGTTCTTTTCTAA